A window from Thermococcus sp. 21S7 encodes these proteins:
- a CDS encoding tRNA uridine(34) 5-carboxymethylaminomethyl modification radical SAM/GNAT enzyme Elp3: MGEGEFRKAVEELARAVMNGEIKGREELNRYKIAVSRKYHLSKIPGNSDILKAIPEDRREEFRDLLRRKPTRTISGVAVVAMMTKPFPCPHGRCIYCPGGPSVGSPQSYTGKEPSALRAVQSAYHPYIIMMRRLKQLTDIGHDVDKVEVIIQGGTFPAVDLDYQEWFVKCAFKAMNDFPHFKDIENLEEKLVRLIVKKDKSVFDEDPEFKEAWEKTHAKPYYYLEDEQRKNEKAKVRMVGLTIETRPDWAFERHIDRMLKLGTTRVELGVQTIFNFIHERTRRGHGVGEIVKATQLLRDAGLKINYHIMPGLPGSNFERDLYTFRAIFEDSRLRPDMLKVYPTLVTADAPLYRWWKEGKYRPYRTEEAVELLVEAYKLFPKWVRVMRIQRDIPVQLIVDGVKHSNLGQLVFNELVKRGIRPREIRFREVGHMMEKFGIQPEVEHIRLLREDYDAAGGREIFLSFEDVKNDILIGFLRLRIPSEKAHRKEINCCPSAIVRELHIYGPLVPIGGKPKYEWQHRGYGRELLAEAERIAREEFDVKKMLVISGVGVRNYYRKFGYRKNGPYVAKRLDRKYANYKKSKEFDAHLNT; encoded by the coding sequence GAGGAGCTCAACAGGTATAAGATAGCCGTATCCAGGAAGTATCATCTCTCAAAGATTCCCGGTAACTCGGACATCCTCAAGGCCATCCCGGAGGACAGGCGCGAGGAGTTCAGGGATCTGCTCAGGAGAAAGCCGACGAGAACGATAAGCGGCGTCGCTGTGGTCGCCATGATGACCAAGCCCTTCCCGTGTCCCCATGGGCGCTGCATCTACTGTCCCGGGGGACCGAGCGTCGGCTCCCCCCAGAGCTACACCGGAAAGGAACCCTCCGCCCTGAGGGCCGTTCAGAGCGCCTATCATCCCTACATCATCATGATGCGTAGGTTGAAGCAGCTCACCGACATAGGGCACGACGTGGACAAGGTGGAGGTCATAATCCAGGGCGGAACCTTCCCGGCCGTTGATTTGGACTACCAGGAGTGGTTCGTCAAGTGCGCCTTCAAGGCGATGAACGACTTCCCGCACTTTAAGGATATAGAGAACCTTGAGGAGAAGCTCGTCAGGCTGATAGTGAAGAAGGATAAGTCAGTCTTTGATGAGGACCCGGAGTTCAAGGAAGCCTGGGAGAAAACGCACGCAAAGCCCTACTACTACCTCGAAGACGAGCAGCGGAAGAACGAGAAGGCGAAGGTGAGGATGGTTGGCCTGACCATCGAGACCCGCCCGGACTGGGCCTTCGAGAGGCACATAGACAGGATGCTGAAGCTCGGAACCACGAGGGTTGAACTTGGAGTGCAGACCATATTCAACTTCATCCACGAGAGAACCAGAAGGGGGCACGGCGTCGGGGAGATAGTTAAAGCCACACAGCTCCTCCGCGATGCGGGACTTAAAATCAACTACCACATAATGCCCGGCCTGCCCGGAAGCAACTTTGAGCGCGACCTCTACACCTTCAGGGCGATTTTCGAGGACTCCCGCTTAAGACCGGACATGCTGAAGGTGTATCCCACCCTGGTTACGGCAGATGCGCCGCTCTACCGCTGGTGGAAGGAAGGGAAGTACCGCCCCTACCGCACGGAGGAGGCCGTTGAACTCCTCGTTGAGGCCTACAAGCTCTTCCCGAAGTGGGTCAGGGTGATGAGGATCCAGCGCGACATTCCGGTTCAGCTCATCGTTGACGGCGTCAAGCACTCCAACCTCGGTCAGCTCGTCTTCAACGAACTCGTGAAGAGGGGCATAAGACCGAGGGAGATTCGCTTTAGGGAAGTCGGCCACATGATGGAGAAGTTCGGAATCCAGCCCGAGGTAGAGCACATCAGGCTCCTCCGCGAGGACTACGATGCCGCCGGAGGAAGGGAGATTTTCCTCAGCTTCGAGGACGTTAAGAACGACATCCTAATCGGCTTCCTCCGCCTCAGGATTCCGAGCGAAAAAGCTCATCGGAAGGAGATAAACTGCTGTCCCTCGGCGATAGTCAGGGAGCTCCACATTTACGGGCCGCTCGTGCCGATAGGCGGAAAGCCGAAGTATGAGTGGCAGCACCGCGGTTATGGAAGGGAACTCCTTGCGGAGGCTGAGAGGATAGCGAGGGAGGAGTTTGATGTCAAGAAGATGCTCGTCATCAGCGGTGTCGGCGTCAGGAACTACTACCGGAAGTTCGGCTACCGGAAGAACGGACCGTACGTGGCAAAGCGGCTCGACAGGAAATATGCAAATTATAAAAAGAGTAAAGAGTTTGATGCCCACTTGAACACCTGA